From Anopheles funestus chromosome 3RL, idAnoFuneDA-416_04, whole genome shotgun sequence, a single genomic window includes:
- the LOC125769858 gene encoding graves disease carrier protein homolog yields MASITATEQSRKNVEFIVKNLLAGGVAGMCSKTAVAPLDRIKILLQAHSIHYKHLGVFSGLKHIVQKESFFALYKGNGAQMVRIFPYAATQFTAFEVYKKYLGKALGTNLPIKHADKFIAGAAAGVTAVTLTYPLDTIRARLAFQVTGEHRYNGIVHTAVTIFRTEGGLRALYRGFVPTLMGMVPYAGFSFYCFEMLKFVCMKYAPGITCKKCDRNTGGLVLCLPAKLLCGGFAGAVAQSFSYPLDVTRRRMQLAMMNPETAKFGMGMWKTLSIIYNENGIMKGLYRGMSINYLRAIPMVAVSFSTYEVLKQALKLDTGMKI; encoded by the exons GTGTGGCCGGTATGTGCTCAAAAACGGCCGTCGCGCCACTCGATCGCATCAAGATCCTGTTGCAGGCACACTCGATCCACTACAAACATCTCGGCGTGTTTAGCGGTCTGAAGCACATCGTCCAGAAGGAATCCTTCTTCGCACTGTACAAGGGCAACGGTGCCCAGATGGTACGGATATTTCCGTACGCTGCCACACAGTTTACCGCGTTCGAGGTGTACAAAAAG TATCTGGGCAAAGCGCTCGGCACGAACCTTCCGATCAAGCATGCGGACAAATTTATAGCCGGTGCGGCCGCGGGTGTGACCGCAGTCACCTTGACGTATCCGCTCGATACGATAAGAGCCCGGTTAGCGTTTCAGGTTACTGGCGAACATCGGTACAATGGTATTGTACACACTGCCGTAACAATCTTTCGGACG GAAGGTGGTTTGCGTGCCTTATACCGTGGGTTCGTACCAACGCTAATGGGTATGGTACCGTACGCTGGCTTTTCATTCTACTGCTTCGAGATGCTGAAGTTTGTCTGCATGAAGTACGCACCGGGTATAACGTGTAAAAAGTGTGACCGAAACACCG GCGGACTAGTGCTTTGCCTCCCAGCAAAGTTACTGTGTGGTGGATTTGCCGGTGCCGTTGCACAATCCTTCTCCTATCCACTGGACGTTACGCGAAGGCGGATGCAACTGGCAATGATGAATCCGGAAACAGCGAAATTTGG CATGGGCATGTGGAAAACGTTATCCATAATCTACAACGAGAACGGCATCATGAAGGGTCTGTACCGGGGGATGTCGATCAACTATCTGCGCGCCATACCGATGGTGGCCGTCTCCTTCTCTACCTACGAGGTGCTAAAGCAAGCCCTAAAACTGGATACAGGCATGAAGATTTAG